Below is a genomic region from Candidatus Dadabacteria bacterium.
GGGTTCTTCTTCTTATCTCTGTTCAGCTAAAAGAGCAGCAATTTCTCCTGAGACTTCTTCTACCATAATGCTTATTCTCTCACCGGAGTTTCTATTCTTTATCTCCACCTTGCCCTCTTTCAGGCTTCTTTGCCCGACAGTGACCTGAATCGGGATTCCGAGCAGATCCGAATCTTTGAATTTCACGCCAGCGGTCTCCGCTCTGTCATCAATAAGAACATCCACTCCATCGTGGAGAAGCGCTGAATATACTTTTTCCGCTACGTCCCTCACATCCTGCTGTTTCATGTTTATCGGAAGCACGGAAACTTCAAACGGAGCTATGGGGACGGGAAATTTTATTCCGTACTCATCGTTATTCTGTTCTATCGCTGCTGCTACCGTCCTTCCTATCCCGATTCCGTAACAACCCATAACAAGCGGTTTTTCCACTCCGTTTTCATCTACGTAGGTGGCTCCCATGGCTTCGCTGTACTTGGTTCCCAGCTTAAAAACATGACCGACTTCGATGCCTCTTGACGCCTTCAGAACTCCGTTTTCAGAAACCGGGCACGGGTCCCCTTCCCTTGCCACCCTTATGTCCGCATAGGAGTCGGCTTCAAAGTCCCGCCCGGGGTTAACGCCGGTTATGTGATAGTCGCCTTTGTTGGCTCCCGTTACGGCGTTTTTCATATTGCGAACGGATTTGTCCGCAATCACCCTCACGTTCTTTCTCTTAAGTCCCACGGGTCCGCTGAATCCGAGCGGCCCTCCTGAAACTTCCAGAATTGTCTGCGGATCGGCAAGTTCTGCAACGTCACATCCGAGAAAATTTCGAAGCTTGGTTAGACTGAGCTCCGCGTCTCCCCTTACGAGCGCAACGGCCGGCTCTGTTTCGGTATGCACTATAAGAGTCTTTATCAGTTTTTCCGGACCGACTTTTAAAAGCTGCGCCACATCCTCAACCGTCTTAAGGCCCGGGGTATGGACCTCGGAGACCTCTTCAAGTCCGGAGGTTGTTCTTAATCCCTCCCTTTCGTCTTCTGAAATGCCGATTTTTGCGAGTTCCAGATTGGCGGCGTAATCTGCCTCCGTGGAACTCATTATTACGTCTTCCCCGGTGTCGGCAGTCACCATGAACTCATGTGAGAAACTTCCGCCGATGTTTCCTGAATCGGCGGCAACCACGCTGAACGCGAGCCCGCATCTTTCAAATATACGCACATAGGCGTCGTACATCGCCTGGTAGGAACGATCCGCTCTCTCATCCGAAACGTCGAAGCTGTAGGCATCTTTCATTATGAATTCACGTGCCCTCATAACCCCAAAGCGGGGACGGATTTCATCCCTGAATTTCGTCTGTATCTGGTAAAAATTAACGGGAAGCTGTTTGTAGGAACGAATCTCCTTCCTGACTATGTCCGTTATTATTTCCTCGTGCGTGGGCCCCAGACAGAAATCCCGCTCGGCTCGGTCCTTGAAGCGAAGCAGCTCCTTTCCGTAGTAATCCCATCTGGCGCTTTCGATCCAGGGTTCAGCCGGAAGCACTGCGGGCATGAGGAGCTCTATGGCTCCTGCCCTGTTCATTTCTTCCCGCACTATGTTTTCGACTTTTCTTATGGACCTGAGTCCCAAAGGAAGGTAGTTGTAGATCCCGGCCGCAAGCTTTCTTATCATGCCTGCTCTTACCATAAGCTTGTGACTTACGATCTCGGCATCCGAAGGATCTTCCTTGACCGTGGGTATGAAATAGGAAGAAAACCTCATTCGTTTTTCTCCTTTAAAGTGATTTGAACTCAGCTGGAAAGCAATTTTGCGTTTGCGGGGTTTTCAGTTCAGTTAACGTAATTTCTCTCTATTTCCTTGACAAGCTCCCCGACCAAATCGGCTTCTCTGAAAGATTTTATCAGTTTTCCGTCCCGATAAAGCATTCCCTTGCCCTTTCCCCCCGCTATCCCTATATCGGCTTCCGCGGCCTCGCCCGGCCCGTTAACAACGCAACCCAGTATGGCGACTTTAACCGGTCTTGGAAGGTTAAAACCGGAAACACCTTGCTCAACTTCAGAAACCAGCTTCTCAAGATCTATTTCAAGTCGCCCGCATCCCGGACACGAGATAAGTTCAATTCCGTTGTTCCTGATTCCAAGGGACCTCAGTATGTTCATTCCGACAACTATCTCCTCCACGGGATCGCCGGTTAAGGACACCCTTATCGTGTCACCTATCCCTTCAGCCAGAAGCGCTCCGATTCCTATGGCGGATTTCACCGTCCCCATTCCCGGGGTCCCCGCCTCGGTAACTCCTAGATGGAGCGGATATTCGGTCTTGTCCGCGAGCATTCTGTATGCGGTAATCATTTTCCTCACGTCGGTGGACTTGACTGAAATCTTTATGTCGAGAAAATCAAGGTCCTCGAGTATGCCGACATGTCTCATTGCGCTCTCAACCAAAGCCTCGGCCGTTGGGTGTTTGTGCTTTTTGAGTATGTCTTTTTCAAGAGAGCCTGAATTCACGCCTATTCTTATGGGAACTCTTCTTTCCTTGCAGGCGTCAACCACGGCCTTTATTCTGTACCTGGCGCCGATGT
It encodes:
- a CDS encoding proline--tRNA ligase — encoded protein: MRFSSYFIPTVKEDPSDAEIVSHKLMVRAGMIRKLAAGIYNYLPLGLRSIRKVENIVREEMNRAGAIELLMPAVLPAEPWIESARWDYYGKELLRFKDRAERDFCLGPTHEEIITDIVRKEIRSYKQLPVNFYQIQTKFRDEIRPRFGVMRAREFIMKDAYSFDVSDERADRSYQAMYDAYVRIFERCGLAFSVVAADSGNIGGSFSHEFMVTADTGEDVIMSSTEADYAANLELAKIGISEDEREGLRTTSGLEEVSEVHTPGLKTVEDVAQLLKVGPEKLIKTLIVHTETEPAVALVRGDAELSLTKLRNFLGCDVAELADPQTILEVSGGPLGFSGPVGLKRKNVRVIADKSVRNMKNAVTGANKGDYHITGVNPGRDFEADSYADIRVAREGDPCPVSENGVLKASRGIEVGHVFKLGTKYSEAMGATYVDENGVEKPLVMGCYGIGIGRTVAAAIEQNNDEYGIKFPVPIAPFEVSVLPINMKQQDVRDVAEKVYSALLHDGVDVLIDDRAETAGVKFKDSDLLGIPIQVTVGQRSLKEGKVEIKNRNSGERISIMVEEVSGEIAALLAEQR
- the ispG gene encoding flavodoxin-dependent (E)-4-hydroxy-3-methylbut-2-enyl-diphosphate synthase; this encodes MRQSRQISIGDVKIGGGAPVSVQSMTITDTRDVASTVSQIKRLEKAGCDIVRVAVPDMDAAKALGAIRKEIGIPLVSDIHFDYRLALESIRQGVDGMRINPGNIGARYRIKAVVDACKERRVPIRIGVNSGSLEKDILKKHKHPTAEALVESAMRHVGILEDLDFLDIKISVKSTDVRKMITAYRMLADKTEYPLHLGVTEAGTPGMGTVKSAIGIGALLAEGIGDTIRVSLTGDPVEEIVVGMNILRSLGIRNNGIELISCPGCGRLEIDLEKLVSEVEQGVSGFNLPRPVKVAILGCVVNGPGEAAEADIGIAGGKGKGMLYRDGKLIKSFREADLVGELVKEIERNYVN